In the Tenrec ecaudatus isolate mTenEca1 chromosome 16, mTenEca1.hap1, whole genome shotgun sequence genome, one interval contains:
- the MARVELD1 gene encoding MARVEL domain-containing protein 1, with translation MLPPPPRQPPPQPARAARGAVSLQRPFLRSPLGVLRLLQLLAGAAFWVTIATSKYQGAVHFALFVSVLFWLLTLALYFLTLLGKHELVPLLGARWLAVNVAHDLLAAALYGAATGIMVDQTQRHSYCNLKDYSLPCAYRAFLAAAVCGGLCLGLYLLSALGGCYRRCRGEREVV, from the coding sequence ATGCTCCCGCCACCCCCGCGCCAGCCGCCGCCGCAGCCAGCGCGCGCGGCCCGGGGCGCGGTGAGCCTGCAGCGGCCCTTCCTGCGCAGCCCGCTGGGCGTGCTGCGGCTGCTGCAGCTGCTGGCGGGAGCCGCCTTCTGGGTCACCATCGCCACCAGCAAGTACCAGGGCGCCGTGCACTTCGCGCTCTTCGTGTCCGTGCTCTTCTGGCTGCTGACGCTGGCCCTCTACTTCCTGACGCTGCTGGGCAAGCACGAGCTGGTGCCGCTGCTGGGCGCCCGCTGGCTCGCGGTCAACGTGGCGCACGACCTGCTGGCGGCCGCGCTCTACGGCGCCGCCACGGGCATCATGGTGGACCAGACGCAGCGCCACAGTTACTGCAACCTCAAGGACTACTCGCTGCCCTGCGCCTACCGCGCGTTCCTGGCGGCCGCCGTCTGCGGCGGCCTCTGCCTCGGCCTCTACCTGCTGTCGGCGCTCGGCGGCTGCTACCGCCGCTGCCGGGGCGAGCGGGAAGTGGTGTGa